Within the Nocardioides aurantiacus genome, the region GCCGATGCCGCGCGAGCCCATCGGGGTGGCGAGGGTGTCGCTCTCCTCCAGCCACTCGACCTGGAGGTCGTGGACGTCGGCGTGCGAGGCGACGTGGTAGCTCGCGAGGTCCTGGGTCACGACGTGGCCGTACCGCGGGTCGCGCACCGACTCCTCGAACAGCGCCGCCCCGAGGCCCATCGTCATCGCGCCGAGGAACTGCGAGCGGGCCAGCACGGGGTTCACGATGCGCCCGACGGAGTAGACGCCGAGCATCCGCGGGACGCGGATCTCGCCGGTCCACCGGTGCACCCGCGCCTCGGCGAAGACCGCGCCGAAGGAGTGCATCGCGTGCTCCTGCTGCCGCGGGTCGGCCTCGCCCCCCGCGGTGCTCTCCGCGCCCGGGCTGGGGTGCTCGCCGTGGTCCTCGCGGAGCTGCTCGACCGCGGCCGCGACCGCGCCGCCCCACGAGCTGGTGCCGGCCGACCCGCCCGCCACCGTGGCCGGGGGCAGGTCGGTGCTGGCGATCTCCACGTCGACCGAGGCGACCGGGCAGCCGAGGGCGTCGGCCGCGATCTGGGCCAGGACGGTCCAGGCGCCGGTGCCGATGTCGACCGCACCGACCTCCACGCGGTAGCGGCCGCCCTCCAGCGCGACCACCCGCGCCTGGTTGCCCGGCATGACGTAGGTCGGGTAGGTGGCCGACGCCATGCCCGTGCCCACCCACCAGTCGCCGTCCAGCGTCGAGCGGGGGGCGTCGATGCGCGAGGCCCAGCCGAACCGGTCGGCGCCCCGGTGCAGGCAGTCGACGAGCCTGCGGTCGTTCCAGGGCTGGTCGTCCTCGGGGCTGCGCGGCGGGTCGTTGAGCTCGCGCAGCGCGACCGGGTCGACCCCGGCGGCGACGGCCAGCTCGTCCATCGCGACCTCGAGCGCGTGGGCGCCCGGCAGCTCGCCCGGCGCGCGCATCCACGACGGCACGGCCACGTCGAGCCGGGCGAGCCGGTGGCTGGTGCGGCGGTGCTCCCCGGCATACATCATCCGGCTGATGGTGGCCGTCTGCTCCGCGAACTCCTTGATGGCCGAGGTCTGCTCGAGCACCTCGTGGCCGACGGCCGAGATCCGCCCGTCGCGGTCGGCGCCCAGCCGCATCCGCGAGATGGTCGCGGTGCGGTAGCCGGCCAGCGCGAACAGCTGCTGCCGGGTCAGCACCAGCTTGACCGAGCGGCCCGGCACCGCCTTCGCTGCCAGCGCGGCGACGACCTCGTGGCAGTGGGGCAGGCCCTTGGAGCCGAACCCGCCGCCGACGTACGGCGCCAGCACCTGCACCTGTGACTGCTCGAGGCCGAAGAGCGGCGCGAGCGTCCTGGCGACGGGGTGGACGCCCTGGGTGGAGTCGTGCAGCACCAGCGGCTGGTCGGCGCCCTCGTCCCAGCGCGCGATGGTCGCGTGGGGCTCCATCGGGTTGTTGTGGTGGTAGGGCGTGGCGTAGGTCTGCTCGACCGTCACGGTCGCCTCGGCCATGGCCGCGTCGAGGTCGCCGACGTCGGAGTCGGTGGGGTAGCCCGCGTTGACCTTCTCCGGGGCGTGGGTCGCCGCCTCGGGCGTGAAGTCGACGTGGTGCTGCTCGGCGTCGTAGGAGACGGCGACGAGAGACGCGCCCTCGCGGGCGGCCTCGAGGGACTCGGCGAGCACGACGGCGACGACCTGGCCGCGGAAGCCGACCCGGTCGTCCTGGAGCACGGCCAGCTCGCGGTCCTCGGTCCGGTCCAGGCGCGGGGCGCTGGTGTGGTCGAGGACCTCGACGACCCCGGGGTGGGCGAGCGCCGGCGCCGCGTCGACGGAGGTGGCTCGGCCCCTGGCGATCGTCGACTGCACGACGACGGCGTGGAGCGCGTCCTGGGCGTGCTCCGCGGCGTACGTCGCGGTGCCGGTGACCTTGGCGCGCCCGTCGCGGCGTACGACGGAACGGCCCATCTCGCGGGCCTGGATCGGCCGCGCCGTACGGCTGCTCGGCTCCTGGGTGGTGCTCATGCGTCGACCCCCTCGGTCGTGGCGGCGCCCGCCCGGCGGGCGAGGCCGGTCAGCGCGTGGATGGTGGCGCCGCGCACCATGGCGGGCTTGTAGGCGTTGTCCGCAGTCGTGACGGCGTCGGACAGCTCGGCGTCGGCGGCCGCGGCGACGGTCTCCTCGGTGAGGACGTGCCCGCGCAGCCGGTCCTCGAGGGTGGTGGCGCGCCACGGCTTGTGGGCGACCCCGCCCCACACGACGCGCAGGTCGCGCACGGTGTCGCCGTCGAGGTCGACGGCGGCGGCGACGGAGACCAGCGCGAAGGCGTAGGACGCCCGGTCGCGCGCCTTGTAGTAGGTCGAGAGCCCCGACACGGGGGAGTCGGGCAGCTCGACGGCGACCACGAGGTCGCCGTGCTCGAGCACGGTGTCGTCCTGCGGCCGGTCGCCGGGCAGGCGGTGCAGCTCGGTCATCGGGACCCGGCGCTCCCCGCCGGGACCCTGCACGACCACCACGGCGTCGACCGCGGTCAGCGCGACGGCGAGGTCGGAGGGGTGGACGGCCACGCACGACTCCGAGGCGCCGAGGATGGCGTTGTAGCGGCCGTAGCCCTCGACCGCGGAGCAGCCGCTGCCGGGCTCGCGCTTGTGGCAGGGCGTGGTGACGTCCTGGAAGTAGACGCAGCGGGTGCGCTGGAGCAGGTTGCCGGCGGTGGTGGCCTGGTGCCGGATCTGGCCCGAGGCTCCCGCGAGCAGCGCACGGGCGACGGCGGGGTAGCGCTGCCGCACGACCGGGTGGGCGGCGAGGTCGCTGTTGCGGACGTTCGCGCCGACGCGCAGCCCGCCCTCGTGCGGCTCGATCGCGTCGAGGCCGAGCCGGGTGACGTCGACGAGCGTGCCGGGCCGGGCGACGCCCAGCTTGAGGTGGTCGACGAGGTTGCTGCCGCCGGCGATGAACCGCGCCTCGGCGTCGGCGGCCACGGCCTCGACGGCTCCGGCGACGTCGTCGGGGCGGAGGTAGGTGAAGGTCCTCATCGGGCCGCCTCCTCGGTGGTGGTGGGGCCGTCCGTGGCGACGCCCGCGGCGTCCTTGATGGCGGCGAGGATGTTGACGTAGGCGCCGCAGCGGCACAGGTTGCCGCTCATCCGCTCCCGCAACTCGTCATCGAGGTGGTCGTCGTCGAGGTCGACCTCGGCCTCGAGGTCGTCGGTGACGTGGGAGGGGTGGCCCTGCTCGAGCTCGGCGAGCGCGCCGACGGCCGAGCAGACCTGGCCGGGCGTGCAGTAGCCGCACTGGTAGGCGTCCCGGTCGAGGAAGGCCTGCTGCACGCGGTGCAGGTCGCCCTCGCCGCCGCCCTCGGTGGCGGCGAGGCCGTCGGCGGTGGTCAGCGCGGCGCCGTCGTGCTGCACGGCGAGGCTGAGGCAGGTCAGGTGGCGACGGCCGTCGAGCAGCACGGTGCACGAGCCGCACTGGCCGTGGTCGCACCCCTTCTTGACGGTCGTGACGCCGAGCCGCTCGCGCAGCGTGTCCAGGAGCGTGGAGCGGACGTCGACCTCCACCTCGTGCGCCCGACCGTCGACGGTCAGCGTGAGGCGGTGGCCGGTGCCCTGGGGGGAGGTTCCGGTCGGGGTGGTCACGGGGTGGGAGTACCCAGGCGGGAGGGCGGCTCACCGGGTCCGGGACCGGCAGCGGTCAGTCGCGGACCCGACCGCGCAGCTGCTTGACCTGGGAGCGGCGCTTCTTGCCCTCGGCCCGGCGACGCTGCGAGCCGCGCGTGGGCTTGGTCGGCACGCGAGGGAGCGGGGGCGGGGCGAGGGCCTCGCGCAGCCGGTCGGCCAGGCGCTGGCGGGCGGCGAGCCGGTTGCGGTGCTGCGAGCGGTGCTCCGAGGCGGTGACCGCGAGCCGCGGCCCGAGGGTGCGTACGACGCGCTCGCGCTGCGCGTCCGAGAGGGCGCTCGTCGTGGTGAGGTCGAGGAGCACCTCCACCCGGCTGTCGGTGGTGTTGACCGACTGTCCGCCCGGGCCCGACGAGCGGCTGAACCGCTCGACGAGGTCGCCCTCCGGCACGGTCAGCCCCGACGGGACGCCCGGCCCGGGACGCAGCTGCAGACCCGCCCCCACACCGCGTCCGCCGTCCACCGAGACCATGGGACCAGGCTAGGGCGCGTGCCCCGTCGCTGCGGGGCGGGACCTTCGACCCTGGTGCGGCGTACGTCGACGGGTTCGGCTTGGTCCATGGCCGAGACCGACCTCACCGACCGCACGGCCGTCCCGCGGCCGCCCAGCTTCGACGTCCTGCCCCGGGAGCGGTGCCGGGAGCTGCTGTCCGCCACGACCGTGGGCCGCATCGCCTTCACGGGGCGCGACGGACCGGTGCTGCTGCCGGTCAACTACCGGGTCGTGGGCGACGCCGTGGTGCTGCGCACCTCGTCGTCGGGGACCCTGGCCCAGCTGGCCGGGGCGGAGACCGAGGTGGTCTTCGAGGTCGACTACCACGCCCCGATGTCGCGCTCGGCCTGGAGCGTCCTGGTCCGGGGCACCGCGCGGGTGGTCGAGGACCCCCACGTGCTGGACGCCGCCGAGGCCTCCCGCGGCGTCTCGTGGGTGCCGGGTGACCACGCGCTCGTCCTCGCCGTCACGATGGATCGGGTGACCGGCCGCAGCGTCGGGTAGTCACCGCCCCCGGTGGTCGCCGTCACGGTGAGCCCCGGTCGTCGCCCATCGGGCCGCCCGGCATCATGCCGCCGTCGCTCCAGGACCGGCCGAACCACGCCCTCGACCACCGGTGCATCTGGACGATCTCGGCGGACTGGTCGCGGACGATCGTCCTGGCCAGGGAACCGAGCTCCGCGTGCTCGAGCCGGTCGCTGCCCAGCAGCCGGCGCGCCATCATCACCGCGGTCATGTGGTGCTGCGTCATGTCGACCAGGAACGTCTCGTCGAGCCGGTCACCGTCGAGCCGGGTGAGGTCGCGCATCATCGGGTCGTACGTCGACGTGGCCGGAGCCCCGCCGTACCACTGCGACGACCAGGTCCGCATCCGGTCGACCTGGGCCGTCTGGTCGGCGACGATGCGCCGGCCGAAGGCCCGCATCTCGGACCGCTCCGAGCGGCGCAGCTCGCGGGCGGCGGTGATCGCCTCCTCGTGGTGGGCGACCATGTCGGCCAGGAAGCGCTCCTCGCCGACGTCCGCGCCCATGCCTGGACCCGTGCCCGAGCCCGTGCCCGCGCCTGGGCCCATGCCGGAGCCCGAGCCCGTGACGGGGTCCGACGGACCGCGCGAGGCGAGGCCGGCTCCGACGGCGGCCCCGCCGAGCGCGGCCAGGACCACCAGGGCCGTGACGGCGGCCAGCAGGCCCCGGGACAGGTGTCGGCGGGAGGAGGAGGTGGGTCCGGAAGCGCTCATGCAGCCAGGCTCGGCTGCCGGCGTCCGGCCGACCAGGGGCGGGAGGCACCCGTCAGGAGGACCCGCGTCCCGTCCCGTCCGCGATGTCGGCCGGGACGTCGGCGAGCGGTCGGGGAGGGGTGCGGGTCGTGACGCGCACGACCCCCGCGACGGAGGCTGCGCTCGCCTCCGCGACGGCACGGTCCTCGGTGGTCGTGGGTCCGGTGACGACCACCGACCCCGCGACGACGTCGACCTGCCACTCCGGGTGGAGGAGGTCGCCGAACAGCGCCACCACCTCGTCACGGATCGCCTGGTCTCCCCGGGCGCGGACGCGGACGAGGTCGCTGCGGCTGATGATGCCGACCAGGGTCCCGGCGTCGTCGACGACGGGGAGGCTCTTGAAGCCGTGGGTGCGCATCAGCACGACCACCTCGGCGACGTCGGTGGCCGCGTGCACGGTGAGGGCGGGGGAGGTCATCACCTCGCCGACCGTCCGGCCGGTCGCGTCGCGGGGCTCCGGCGGTGGCCGCAGGTGGGCGCGCCGGTCGGGCGGGAAGGCGTCCTGCAGCAGGTCGGCCTCGCTCACCACCCCGAGCACGGCCCGGTGCTCGTCCACGACCGGCGCCGCCGAGATCCCGTGGGTGGCCAGGTCGGCGGCGGTCTCCTCGAGGGTGCGTGTCGTGCCGACCGTGACCGGGTCGGGGGTCATCGCGTCGCGGACGAGCATGGGGGTCCTCCGTGGGTGAGGGTGTGGACGTCAGCTCCAGCCTCTCGCGGCGGTGGTGGTGGTGGCAGCGACGGACGAGGGTCCCGGTGGCGGCGCGGCGGCGAGCCGTCCCTGGCAGGCGCGCGCCAGTCCGCGGCCCCACGCGACGGCGTGACCGACCTCCTCCCGGCGCAGGGGTCCGCGCGGCCCCTCGACGACGAAGCCCTGCGGCCGCGCCACGAGCGAGAAGCCCAGGTGCCGCAGCAGGTGCGCGCCGCGGGACGCAGCAGACGGGGGCAGGCGCTCGGTCGACCGCACCCGGGTGTCGAACATCGCCACGAGGGGGCGGTGGTGGGGGCACGGCGTCGCCCCGGCGACCGTGAGCCAGTCGCGCACGCCCGTCGCGGAGGAGGCGCTGCCGGCACCCTGGCGGACGGCGTCCTGCCTGGTGCGGGGGCGGCCGAGCGAGAACGCGTGGGTGGGTGCCCCGACGACGAGCAGGTCGAGCCCGACCAGCCGGAGCGGCGGCGCCGCACCCACCGCGACGACGGTGGCGCCCATGCCCTCGAGGACCAGGCCGCGACCGACCGCGCGGGCGATCGTCTCGGTGCTCTCGACGTGCGACTCGTAGACGACCAGGGCGCTCGGCCGGGTGTCCCTGCCTGTGCTGACGTCCATGGGTCTCCTCGGCTCGGGCGACGGCGGGTGCCTGCGACCAGCATGCGGCGGCACGACCGACCTGCCCAGGGCACAAGGTCCCGGCACGGCGGTGGCCGCGCGGTGGCGCGTCGGGGGACCTCCCCTCCCCGACCGGGGGCACTTCGGCCCTGCCGAGGAGCCGGCGGCGCGTGTTTCGGTGACCGCGGCGCGCCGACCGCGCCCGGACCCCAGGAGCAGCGATGACCGTCATGGAGCACCGCGCCGGGCAGGCGCCGGCCGCGCCGCTCGACCAGCTCGGTCTCGTCATCGCCCTGCTGCTGCCGTTCCAGGTGACCGACGAGGTCGTCGGATCGACCGCGTCCATCGTGCTCGCCCAGGCCGAGGACCGGATGCACACCAGCAGGGCCGTCATGGTCGCCACCGTGGGCAGGTGAGCGGCATGAGGCTGGTCGTGGCCCTCGGGGGCAACGCGCTGCTCCGTCGCGGTGAGCGTCCCGACGCCGCCGTCCAGCTCGAGCACGTGGCGCAGGCGGCGCCGGCCCTCGCGGCGGTGGCTGCCGCCCACGAGGTGGTGCTGGTGCACGGCAACGGCCCCCAGGTCGGTCTGCTGGCGGTCGAGAGCGCCGCCGACCGCAGCCTGAGCGCGCCGTACGCCTTCAGCGACCTCGTGGCCGAGACCCAGGGGCTGATCGGCTACTGGTTGCAGCAGGGCCTCGCCAACGCCGGGCTCGCCACCCCGGTCGTCACCCTGGTGACCCAGACGGTCGTCGACGCCTCGGACCCGGCCTTCGGGCACCCGTCGAAGCCGGTCGGCGCCGTCCTGGGTGAGGTCGAGGCGCGGGACCAGGCCCGCGCGCACGGGTGGTCGGTGGCGCGGGACGGTGGGGGCTGGCGCCGGGTCGTCGCCTCCCCGCTGCCGCAGCGTGTCGTGGAGCTCGAGATCGCCGAGCACCTCCTGGGCCAGGGGGTGACGGTGGTGCTCGCCGGAGGCGCCGGGGTGCCCGTGGTGGAGGGCCCCCGCGGCCTGGAGGGCGTCGACGCCGTCGTCGACAAGGACTTCACCGCCGCCCTCGTGGCCGAGCGGCTCGGGGCCGATGCCCTCGTGATGCTCACCGACGTGGAGGCGGTGATGTCCGGCTTCGGCACGCCCGGTCGACGTCCGCTGGGCGCGGTGACCACGGCCGACCTGGCGCGTGAGGACTTCCCGGCGGGATCGATGGGCCCCAAGGTGGCGGCCGCCTGCCAGTTCGTCGACCGCACCGGTGGCCGGGCCGCCATCGGCTCGCTGGAGACCGCGGCCGAGGTCGTCGCGGGCACCGCCGGCACCCAGGTGACCGCCTCGCGGACCTGATGGACCTGGTCGCCGTGGGTCGCGGGAGCGCGGGACGACCGGGGGTCCCGGGACCCGGGGGCGCCGGGACCAAGGACCCACGTCCGGGCGCCCCGGGTGCCCTGCCCCGGAGGCGTGGTGCTCGTCCACGGTGGGGGCATGAGCCACGAGACGGACCAGACGACCAGCACCCCCGGGACCATCTGGGTCGGCGTCGACGGGAGCAGCGGCAGCCACGCCGCGGTGCGGTACGCCGCGCACGCGGCCCAGGCGCTCGACCTCGGCGTCCACCTGCTGCACGTGATCCCGATCGACATGGCGATGTCGCCGATGTTCCCGCTGGTGCCCGAGGACATGGAGCCCGTGGCCCACCGGCTGCTCGCGGAGGCGTCGCAGCGGGCCGCCGAGATCGTCCCGGCCGACCGGGTCACCTCCTCCCTGCACCACGGGCAGCGGACCCGGAGCCTCGTCGAGGCCTCCGGACGGGCCCGCCTCCTGGTCCTCGGTCGCGCTCGGAGGTCGACGGTCGAGCGGCTGCTGACCGGGTCGGTCGCCACGGGCGTCGCCGCCCGCTCGGACGGCTGTGTCGTCGTGGTGCCCGCCGACTGGCAGGCGCCCGACGAGCAGCTCCACGTCGTGGTGGGCGTCAAGGACCCCGAGCACTGCGCCGACCTCGCGCTGCGCGCCGTACGGCTGGCGGCCGACCGTGGTGGCCGGGTGACCTTCGTCCACGTGTGGGACCTGCCCTGGCAGTACGACGACCAGTCCTCCTCGCTCGACCGGGAGTGGACCGAGCGTGCCCGCGCCGCCGTCGACGCCGGGCTCCAGGAGGTGCTGGCGCTGCACCGCGACGTCCCGGTGCAGCTCCGCGTCCTGCGGGGCCAGGCCGCACGCGTGCTCCAGGACCAGGCCGCCACCGCCGACCTGCTCCTGCTCGCGCGCCGCGGTCACCTCCTCCCGCGCGGCCACCTCGGCGGCACGGCGCGCGCGCTGCTGCGCGAGGGCACGTGCCCGGTCGAGGTGGTGCCGCCCGCCGACGCGTCCTCGGACGGGGGCGATCTCGTCGTCGAGGAGGGCGGCCAGGAGACCGCGCCGGGCCGCGGCGCGCCGCTGCCGGTCTGATCGTGTGCGCCGGCCCTGGACACCGGTCCGTCCGCGGTGGAGGCTGGGGGAGCCCCGGGCCCGCCCGACCACCCGGTGGTCGGAGGCCCGCGTCATGCCCGAGAGCGACGTCTTCCCGCACCCGGGCGCGGGACGGGCGCCCGGCGAGGGATGGACGCAGTCGACCCCGGGGTTCGGGCGCTGGCTGCACGACTTCACCGACGGCACCTGGTCGTGGTCGGAGGAGATGATCGCGATGTACGACGCGGGGCTCAGCAACCCCGGCGACGTCGAGGCGGTCTTCGCGCGGCTCCACCCCGACGACGCCGACCGCGTCCGCACCAGCCTGGAGCGGGCGATGCGCACCGGGGCCCCGCTGAACGGCCAGTACCGCTTCCGCACCGACACCCGTGGCGAGCGGGTCTTCGCCTTCTTCGGCGACCCCGTCCGGATCGGGCGCGACATGGTGGTGGCGCTGCGCGGCTACACCATCGACGTCACCGACCACGTCCAGGCCGTCGCGCGGGGGATGGCGACCGAGATGGTCGAGGAGCTGCTGGGCGAGCGGTCGAGCGGCTGAGGACCGGCGCTCAGCGCTTGCGCCACTCGATGGCCGGGCAGGTGTCCATCACCATCGCGAGTCCCGCGGCCGTCGTACGACCGAAGGCGGCCTCGTCGACCACCCCGAGCTGGAACCAGACGCCCCTGGCGCCGACCTGCACGGCCTCGTCGGCGAACTGCCCGGCCGCCTCGGAGCGGCGGAAGACGTCGACGACGTCGACGGGGAACGGGATCTCCGCCAGCGTGGCGTAGCCCTGCTCACCGAGCACCGTCGGCGCGTCGGGGTGGACCGGCACGATCCGCTTGCCGTGCTGCTGCAGCAGCGAGGCGATGGAGTACGCCGTCCGGCTGGTGTCGCCCGACAGGCCCACCACCGCCCACGTCTCGCACTCGTCGAGCATCAGGTCGACGGCCGCCGGGTCCTGCCAGTTCGTAGCCATATCCCGAGCCTAGGCTCGCGCCCATGGCGACCGACGGGGTTCCCTCCATCCCTGGGCGCATCCGCGCCGGGCAGGTCACGCCGGCCCCCGACGGCCCCCACGTCGAGCAGGTCGGCTGGGGCGTGGCCCGCCAGGTGGCGCGGCTGCTGGCCGAGCGGGTCGACGACCCGCTGCTCGCGCGGCTGCCCGAGCTGGCCGAGGCGCCCGGGCACGTCGTGCACGTGCTCTTCGAGCGGCGTACGGCGACCGCGGCCGCGCTCGTCGAGCTGGTCGGTGACACGGCCCACTACCGCGGCGACGTCGTGCTCCCCGAGGCCGTGCCGCAGGCGCGGCTGGCGCTCCTCGTCCGGGCGTCGTACGACGCGGCGGCCGCCGGCGCGACCTGGCTGGCCGTGACGCACCCGCCCGGCGACCTCCGCGCGCTGGGGCTGGCCTGACCGCCGCGGGCCGTCGCGCTAACGATCGCTAACATCGGACCCATGACCTCTGACGCCGGCTACCCGATGTACGCGCTCTCCGAGGAGCACCAGGCGATCCGCGAGGCGGTCCGCGCCGTCGCCGACGCCAAGATCGCGCCGTTCGCCGCGGCTGTCGACGAGGAGGCCCGCTACCCCCACGAGGCCGCCGCCGCGCTGCTCGCGGCCGACTTCCACGCCCCGCACGTGCCCGAGGAGTACGGCGGCGCCGGCGCCGACGCGCTCGCCACCGTGATCGTGATCGAGGAGGTGGCCCGCGCCTGCGCGAGCTCCTCGCTGATCCCCGCGGTCAACAAGCTCGGCTCGCTGCCCGTCCAGATCAGCGGCTCCGAGGAGCTGAAGAAGCACTACCTGTCCAAGCTGGCCGCGGGGGAGGGCGGGTTCTCCTACTGCCTCTCCGAGCCCGACGCCGGGTCGGACGCCGGCGGCATGAAGTGCACCGCCAAGCAGGACGGCGACGGCTGGGTGCTCAACGGCACCAAGCGCTGGATCACCAACGCCGGCGAGTCAGAGTTCTACACCGTCATGGCCGTCACCGACCCCGACAAGCGCACCCGCGGCGGGATCTCGGCGTTCGTGGTCGAGAAGTCCGACGAGGGCGTGTCGTTCGGCGCCCCGGAGAAGAAGCTCGGCATCAAGGGCTCCCCGACGCGCGAGGTCTACCTCGACAACGTCCACATCCCGGGGAGTCGCATCATCGGCGAGGTCGGCAGCGGCTTCGCGACCGCGATGAAGACCCTCGACCACACCCGCGTCACCATCGCCGCTCAGGCCGTCGGCATCGCCCAGGGCGCGCTCGACTACGCCCTGTCCTACGCCCAGGAGCGTCAGCAGTTCGGCAAGCCGATCGCCGACTTCCAGGGCCTGCAGTTCCTGCTCGCCGACATGGGCATCAAGGTCGAGGCCGCCCGCCAGATCACCTACGCCGCCGCCGGTCGCTCCGAGCGCGGGGATGCGGACCTCACCTTCTTCGGTGCCGCCTCCAAGACCTTTGCCTCCGACACCGCGATGCAGGTCACCACAGACGCGGTGCAGGTGCTCGGTGGCTACGGCTTCACCCGCGACTACCCGGTCGAGCGGATGATGCGCGACGCCAAGATCACCCAGATCTACGAGGGCACCAACCAGGTGCAGCGGATCGTCGCCGCCCGCCAGCTGCTCGCCGGGATCCAGTCGCAGCTCTGAGCTGAGGGTCCGCAGGCTCCTCTGACTGGCCGAGGCCATCGGTGCCGGCCGCTCATGCCGCGGCTGTGGCCTTCCGTTCGGCTGTACGCGGCACTCAGGCGCACCGGACCGCACGCTGGGCTGTGATGGGGGGCCCAGCTACCCGGGCGGTAGCTGGTGCGGCGCCGTCCGGGCGGCACCGCACCGCCTGAGTCGGTGTAGTTCACTGCACGTTCTCCGGGTCGCCGCCGCTCCGGCCCGCCCGGCCCACCACGCGAGGCCCCGGCGACCCGCCCGCAGCGTCAATCAGGTCAGTTCGGCCGTGACGGCGTCGCAGAACTCTCCGGACTCATTGCCGTGGAAGTCACCGGTGACTTCTTCGATGAGCTGCGAGCCAGGCGCCTTGTCGCCCAGCGTGTCCTGGATGTTGGTGGCCTTGTAGACACCGTTGCTGGTGACCAGCTGGCCGCCGTCCGCGGCGTGCAGCCGGAACGTTCCCGCGTCGACGGTCGTGAACTGGTAGATCGTCGGTCGTGCCGGGTCGAGCAGCGTCGCTGTGGTCTCGACGAAGGTACCGCTGCCGCGCGTGGTGACGGAGGGTCCGTCGGGGTCCGAGGCGAGCGTGATCTCCTCTGTGAAGCGGTACCGGTCGTGCACCAGGAACGCCT harbors:
- a CDS encoding universal stress protein; the encoded protein is MSHETDQTTSTPGTIWVGVDGSSGSHAAVRYAAHAAQALDLGVHLLHVIPIDMAMSPMFPLVPEDMEPVAHRLLAEASQRAAEIVPADRVTSSLHHGQRTRSLVEASGRARLLVLGRARRSTVERLLTGSVATGVAARSDGCVVVVPADWQAPDEQLHVVVGVKDPEHCADLALRAVRLAADRGGRVTFVHVWDLPWQYDDQSSSLDREWTERARAAVDAGLQEVLALHRDVPVQLRVLRGQAARVLQDQAATADLLLLARRGHLLPRGHLGGTARALLREGTCPVEVVPPADASSDGGDLVVEEGGQETAPGRGAPLPV
- a CDS encoding 2Fe-2S iron-sulfur cluster-binding protein translates to MTTPTGTSPQGTGHRLTLTVDGRAHEVEVDVRSTLLDTLRERLGVTTVKKGCDHGQCGSCTVLLDGRRHLTCLSLAVQHDGAALTTADGLAATEGGGEGDLHRVQQAFLDRDAYQCGYCTPGQVCSAVGALAELEQGHPSHVTDDLEAEVDLDDDHLDDELRERMSGNLCRCGAYVNILAAIKDAAGVATDGPTTTEEAAR
- a CDS encoding flavodoxin; protein product: MDVSTGRDTRPSALVVYESHVESTETIARAVGRGLVLEGMGATVVAVGAAPPLRLVGLDLLVVGAPTHAFSLGRPRTRQDAVRQGAGSASSATGVRDWLTVAGATPCPHHRPLVAMFDTRVRSTERLPPSAASRGAHLLRHLGFSLVARPQGFVVEGPRGPLRREEVGHAVAWGRGLARACQGRLAAAPPPGPSSVAATTTTAARGWS
- a CDS encoding xanthine dehydrogenase family protein molybdopterin-binding subunit, producing the protein MSTTQEPSSRTARPIQAREMGRSVVRRDGRAKVTGTATYAAEHAQDALHAVVVQSTIARGRATSVDAAPALAHPGVVEVLDHTSAPRLDRTEDRELAVLQDDRVGFRGQVVAVVLAESLEAAREGASLVAVSYDAEQHHVDFTPEAATHAPEKVNAGYPTDSDVGDLDAAMAEATVTVEQTYATPYHHNNPMEPHATIARWDEGADQPLVLHDSTQGVHPVARTLAPLFGLEQSQVQVLAPYVGGGFGSKGLPHCHEVVAALAAKAVPGRSVKLVLTRQQLFALAGYRTATISRMRLGADRDGRISAVGHEVLEQTSAIKEFAEQTATISRMMYAGEHRRTSHRLARLDVAVPSWMRAPGELPGAHALEVAMDELAVAAGVDPVALRELNDPPRSPEDDQPWNDRRLVDCLHRGADRFGWASRIDAPRSTLDGDWWVGTGMASATYPTYVMPGNQARVVALEGGRYRVEVGAVDIGTGAWTVLAQIAADALGCPVASVDVEIASTDLPPATVAGGSAGTSSWGGAVAAAVEQLREDHGEHPSPGAESTAGGEADPRQQEHAMHSFGAVFAEARVHRWTGEIRVPRMLGVYSVGRIVNPVLARSQFLGAMTMGLGAALFEESVRDPRYGHVVTQDLASYHVASHADVHDLQVEWLEESDTLATPMGSRGIGEIGIVGTSAAVANATFHATGVRVRSLPLTADRFLDAPAAMPGR
- a CDS encoding CBS domain-containing protein; the protein is MLVRDAMTPDPVTVGTTRTLEETAADLATHGISAAPVVDEHRAVLGVVSEADLLQDAFPPDRRAHLRPPPEPRDATGRTVGEVMTSPALTVHAATDVAEVVVLMRTHGFKSLPVVDDAGTLVGIISRSDLVRVRARGDQAIRDEVVALFGDLLHPEWQVDVVAGSVVVTGPTTTEDRAVAEASAASVAGVVRVTTRTPPRPLADVPADIADGTGRGSS
- a CDS encoding FAD binding domain-containing protein codes for the protein MRTFTYLRPDDVAGAVEAVAADAEARFIAGGSNLVDHLKLGVARPGTLVDVTRLGLDAIEPHEGGLRVGANVRNSDLAAHPVVRQRYPAVARALLAGASGQIRHQATTAGNLLQRTRCVYFQDVTTPCHKREPGSGCSAVEGYGRYNAILGASESCVAVHPSDLAVALTAVDAVVVVQGPGGERRVPMTELHRLPGDRPQDDTVLEHGDLVVAVELPDSPVSGLSTYYKARDRASYAFALVSVAAAVDLDGDTVRDLRVVWGGVAHKPWRATTLEDRLRGHVLTEETVAAAADAELSDAVTTADNAYKPAMVRGATIHALTGLARRAGAATTEGVDA
- a CDS encoding carbamate kinase, encoding MRLVVALGGNALLRRGERPDAAVQLEHVAQAAPALAAVAAAHEVVLVHGNGPQVGLLAVESAADRSLSAPYAFSDLVAETQGLIGYWLQQGLANAGLATPVVTLVTQTVVDASDPAFGHPSKPVGAVLGEVEARDQARAHGWSVARDGGGWRRVVASPLPQRVVELEIAEHLLGQGVTVVLAGGAGVPVVEGPRGLEGVDAVVDKDFTAALVAERLGADALVMLTDVEAVMSGFGTPGRRPLGAVTTADLAREDFPAGSMGPKVAAACQFVDRTGGRAAIGSLETAAEVVAGTAGTQVTASRT
- the arfB gene encoding alternative ribosome rescue aminoacyl-tRNA hydrolase ArfB, yielding MVSVDGGRGVGAGLQLRPGPGVPSGLTVPEGDLVERFSRSSGPGGQSVNTTDSRVEVLLDLTTTSALSDAQRERVVRTLGPRLAVTASEHRSQHRNRLAARQRLADRLREALAPPPLPRVPTKPTRGSQRRRAEGKKRRSQVKQLRGRVRD
- a CDS encoding pyridoxamine 5'-phosphate oxidase family protein yields the protein MAETDLTDRTAVPRPPSFDVLPRERCRELLSATTVGRIAFTGRDGPVLLPVNYRVVGDAVVLRTSSSGTLAQLAGAETEVVFEVDYHAPMSRSAWSVLVRGTARVVEDPHVLDAAEASRGVSWVPGDHALVLAVTMDRVTGRSVG
- a CDS encoding DUF305 domain-containing protein — translated: MSASGPTSSSRRHLSRGLLAAVTALVVLAALGGAAVGAGLASRGPSDPVTGSGSGMGPGAGTGSGTGPGMGADVGEERFLADMVAHHEEAITAARELRRSERSEMRAFGRRIVADQTAQVDRMRTWSSQWYGGAPATSTYDPMMRDLTRLDGDRLDETFLVDMTQHHMTAVMMARRLLGSDRLEHAELGSLARTIVRDQSAEIVQMHRWSRAWFGRSWSDGGMMPGGPMGDDRGSP